A genome region from Eubacteriales bacterium includes the following:
- a CDS encoding FAD-dependent oxidoreductase: MKNLSKSPIFRPISIGSTKLKNRLVVAPMVTVFCDTDGMATERFIAYHEAKAKGGWGLIIVEDYAVDPLGRGFWTPGLWKDEQIASHTKLTERVHKAGAKIFAQVYHCGRQTTSAVIGKQPVSASPLPCPILGQVPRELTTDEVKKIVSQFGDTALRAKKAGFDGIEVHGAHGYLIAQFMSKYSNKRNDEYGGPLKNRVRFPLEIIADIREKCGPDFTIDFRISADEYVPGGRTIEETKTIAIMLEKAGVDSLHVSAGVYESTWAIIPPLNITPAWIVDYAEAVKKVVNIPVITVGRINDPLIAESVISSGKADMVAMGRGSLADPELPNKFKEGRYEDIRHCIGCQQGCLEILFNNQPIRCLVNPTLGFEYLNELKKTSNPKKVTVVGGGPAGLEAARAAAIAGHSVTIYEKTDRLGGQYNLAAIAPAKGDFASYSAWAARQVAKLGVNIKLNTEYSVSVFEKDKPDVVILATGSYISRPPVTGIDGENVVDAQDILLGKVTAKQKVIVAGGGLIGCETATYLASLGRQVTIVEMLPEIAKEEEFTRKVLLMKAIERQHISVMTNTKLLEITKSGAKVDADGEVMDVKADTIVMALGVLPNNKLADDLKGKVEVKVVGDASKARNALEATREGFLAGASI; this comes from the coding sequence ATGAAAAATCTAAGCAAAAGTCCAATTTTCAGGCCTATTTCAATTGGAAGCACAAAGCTTAAAAATAGGTTGGTAGTTGCCCCAATGGTTACAGTATTTTGCGATACCGATGGAATGGCAACAGAAAGGTTTATAGCTTACCACGAGGCTAAGGCAAAAGGCGGATGGGGCCTTATAATCGTAGAAGATTATGCCGTAGATCCGCTGGGAAGAGGTTTTTGGACTCCGGGCCTTTGGAAAGACGAACAGATAGCGTCTCATACTAAATTAACGGAGAGAGTACATAAGGCAGGAGCTAAAATCTTTGCACAGGTCTACCATTGCGGCAGGCAAACTACATCTGCCGTAATAGGAAAGCAGCCGGTTTCGGCGTCTCCACTTCCGTGCCCGATTCTAGGGCAAGTTCCAAGAGAGCTTACAACAGATGAAGTTAAAAAAATCGTATCTCAGTTTGGAGATACAGCACTTAGAGCGAAAAAGGCCGGATTCGACGGTATTGAAGTACATGGAGCCCATGGATATTTGATTGCACAGTTTATGTCCAAGTACTCTAACAAACGAAACGACGAATATGGCGGCCCACTTAAGAACCGCGTACGGTTTCCGCTTGAAATAATAGCAGATATAAGAGAAAAATGCGGCCCGGATTTCACGATCGATTTTAGAATTTCGGCAGATGAATATGTCCCAGGAGGGCGTACGATAGAGGAGACAAAGACAATAGCAATAATGCTTGAAAAAGCAGGAGTTGACTCATTACATGTTTCTGCCGGCGTTTATGAAAGCACCTGGGCGATAATACCACCTTTGAATATTACACCGGCATGGATCGTTGATTATGCTGAAGCTGTCAAAAAAGTGGTGAATATTCCTGTTATAACCGTCGGACGTATTAACGACCCGTTAATTGCTGAAAGCGTAATTAGCTCCGGTAAGGCCGATATGGTAGCAATGGGAAGGGGTTCCCTAGCTGACCCTGAACTGCCAAATAAATTTAAAGAGGGGCGCTATGAAGATATACGGCACTGCATAGGTTGCCAGCAGGGATGTTTAGAAATACTATTTAATAACCAGCCTATTCGCTGCCTTGTTAACCCAACATTGGGATTTGAATATTTAAATGAACTTAAAAAGACAAGCAACCCCAAAAAGGTTACAGTTGTAGGTGGCGGCCCGGCAGGCTTAGAAGCAGCAAGAGCTGCTGCTATTGCAGGGCATAGCGTTACTATATATGAAAAAACAGACAGGCTAGGCGGGCAGTATAACTTAGCGGCTATAGCACCGGCAAAGGGAGATTTTGCTTCTTATTCGGCTTGGGCAGCAAGGCAGGTAGCCAAATTAGGAGTTAATATCAAGCTGAATACGGAATATTCTGTTTCTGTTTTTGAAAAGGATAAACCGGACGTAGTGATTTTGGCAACAGGTTCTTATATATCAAGGCCTCCGGTTACTGGAATCGATGGAGAAAACGTTGTGGACGCACAAGACATACTGCTTGGTAAAGTTACAGCCAAACAGAAAGTAATTGTTGCCGGCGGCGGGCTTATAGGCTGTGAAACGGCAACCTACTTAGCATCTTTAGGAAGACAGGTTACAATAGTAGAGATGCTTCCGGAAATAGCTAAAGAAGAAGAGTTCACAAGAAAGGTGCTTCTTATGAAGGCGATAGAGAGGCAGCATATAAGCGTAATGACAAATACAAAGCTACTGGAGATAACTAAGTCGGGAGCTAAGGTGGATGCGGATGGTGAAGTGATGGACGTTAAAGCTGATACGATAGTTATGGCTTTAGGCGTATTGCCAAATAATAAGCTTGCCGATGACCTTAAGGGCAAAGTTGAAGTGAAAGTTGTGGGAGACGCTTCAAAAGCGAGGAATGCACTTGAAGCAACGAGAGAAGGTTTCCTGGCAGGAGCAAGTATATAA
- a CDS encoding HAD-IIA family hydrolase, with protein sequence MEVLRAKKGFICDMDGVIYKGNKLLPGVKEFVNWLYRENKKFLFLTNSSEKSPKELQQKLERMGLDVDESHFYTSALATAKFLCKQNPGCSAYVIGEPGLFNALHDVGITINDVNPDYVVVGETSNYNYGHIRRAMRHVFNGAKLIGTNTDLTGPGENGILPACRALVLPIEATTGKKAYYIGKPNPLMMRTGLQILGVHSEETAMIGDRMDTDIIAGIESGLDPILVLTGVTTLNIMSQYPYRPRLVLDGVKDIPEAL encoded by the coding sequence ATGGAAGTTTTAAGAGCAAAAAAAGGGTTCATATGCGATATGGACGGCGTAATATATAAAGGCAATAAGCTTTTGCCGGGTGTTAAAGAGTTTGTTAACTGGCTTTACCGTGAAAATAAGAAGTTCTTATTTTTAACAAACAGCAGTGAAAAATCCCCTAAAGAGCTTCAGCAAAAACTTGAGCGTATGGGGCTTGATGTAGACGAAAGCCACTTTTACACAAGCGCTCTTGCTACTGCAAAATTTTTATGCAAACAAAACCCTGGCTGCAGTGCATATGTTATCGGAGAACCTGGCCTATTTAATGCTTTGCACGACGTTGGAATAACAATTAACGATGTTAACCCGGATTATGTAGTTGTCGGTGAAACTAGCAATTATAATTATGGGCATATTCGCCGGGCAATGAGGCACGTGTTTAACGGCGCTAAATTAATAGGTACTAATACTGACCTTACAGGCCCAGGAGAAAACGGTATACTTCCCGCCTGCCGCGCTTTGGTACTGCCTATTGAAGCTACGACCGGGAAAAAAGCATATTATATCGGCAAACCGAACCCATTGATGATGCGTACAGGTCTTCAGATCTTAGGTGTGCACTCAGAGGAAACAGCTATGATAGGCGACCGTATGGATACGGACATAATCGCCGGTATAGAATCTGGCCTAGACCCTATCCTCGTACTTACAGGCGTTACTACACTAAATATAATGTCTCAGTACCCATATAGGCCAAGGCTTGTGCTAGACGGAGTTAAAGATATACCGGAAGCACTATAA
- the hisIE gene encoding bifunctional phosphoribosyl-AMP cyclohydrolase/phosphoribosyl-ATP diphosphatase HisIE — MKDFLKNIEKIKFNEKGLVAVVTQDVVTGAVLMQAWMNRESIEATVKTGKMTYFSRSRNTLWIKGETSGNFQYVKKLLLDCDKDTILALVEQVGNACHTGSYTCFGDGNYEVMDIKDGKYAIIDELFDVIKNRKVNKKEGSYTNYLFEKGLDKILKKVGEESAEVIIAAKNLSKDEVRYEAADLTYHVLVLLAELDMQPKDILAELRQRR; from the coding sequence ATGAAGGACTTTCTTAAAAACATAGAAAAAATCAAATTCAACGAAAAAGGGCTTGTAGCAGTAGTTACACAGGACGTGGTAACAGGTGCTGTTTTAATGCAAGCCTGGATGAACAGGGAAAGCATCGAGGCAACTGTTAAAACAGGTAAGATGACATATTTTTCAAGGAGCAGAAATACTCTTTGGATAAAGGGTGAAACTTCCGGAAACTTTCAATATGTAAAAAAGCTTTTACTAGACTGCGATAAGGATACGATACTTGCTTTGGTAGAGCAGGTTGGCAACGCATGCCACACGGGTAGTTATACCTGCTTTGGCGACGGCAATTATGAAGTGATGGATATTAAAGACGGCAAGTACGCTATAATAGACGAACTGTTTGACGTCATAAAGAACAGAAAGGTAAATAAAAAAGAAGGATCTTATACAAATTACCTGTTTGAAAAGGGCTTAGATAAAATACTTAAAAAAGTCGGCGAAGAAAGTGCCGAGGTTATTATTGCGGCAAAAAATCTTTCTAAAGATGAAGTCAGGTATGAAGCGGCAGATCTTACATACCATGTATTGGTGCTCTTAGCAGAGCTTGACATGCAGCCCAAAGATATTTTGGCAGAACTTAGGCAAAGGCGTTAA
- the hisF gene encoding imidazole glycerol phosphate synthase subunit HisF: protein MLTKRIIPCLDVHAGRVVKGVNFVNLKDAGDPVEIAKEYNRQCADELVFLDITASSDNRGIMEDVVEKTANEVFIPLTVGGGIRTIEDFRRILKAGADKISVNSAAVKNPSIISEAAEKFGSQCVVVAIDAKRREGKNGFDVYLNGGRINTGIDAVKWAKKACDLGAGELLVTSMDTDGTKSGYDIELTKEISKVVNVPIIASGGAGQLSHFKDVIVKGGADAVLAASLFHYQELTIKQVKDYLAKNNIPVRL from the coding sequence ATGCTGACTAAGAGGATAATACCATGTTTGGACGTGCATGCCGGGCGCGTTGTTAAAGGGGTAAATTTTGTCAACTTAAAGGATGCAGGCGACCCGGTCGAGATAGCTAAGGAATATAACAGGCAATGCGCGGATGAGCTTGTTTTTCTGGATATTACAGCATCGTCTGACAACAGAGGCATAATGGAAGACGTAGTAGAAAAAACAGCAAACGAAGTCTTTATACCGTTGACGGTCGGCGGCGGAATTCGCACGATAGAAGATTTCAGGCGTATTTTAAAAGCAGGGGCGGATAAGATCTCGGTAAATTCCGCTGCCGTGAAAAACCCAAGTATAATTTCTGAGGCAGCTGAAAAATTCGGGAGCCAGTGTGTTGTCGTTGCTATCGATGCAAAAAGGAGAGAAGGCAAAAATGGCTTTGACGTTTACTTAAACGGGGGCCGGATAAATACAGGCATAGATGCGGTAAAATGGGCGAAGAAAGCCTGCGATTTGGGTGCGGGAGAGCTGCTTGTTACTAGCATGGATACCGATGGGACAAAGAGCGGCTATGACATAGAGCTTACAAAAGAGATAAGCAAGGTGGTTAACGTACCTATTATCGCTTCCGGCGGAGCAGGGCAGTTATCGCACTTTAAAGACGTTATAGTTAAGGGCGGAGCAGACGCAGTTTTAGCCGCATCATTGTTTCATTATCAAGAACTGACTATAAAACAGGTAAAAGATTATTTGGCAAAAAATAATATACCTGTCAGATTATAA
- the hisA gene encoding 1-(5-phosphoribosyl)-5-[(5-phosphoribosylamino)methylideneamino]imidazole-4-carboxamide isomerase — MIIYPAIDIKGGKCVRLVKGDMNSETQYGKPVEMAKRWQAQGAKFIHVVDLDAAIQGRFSNRDTVKEILDNINIPIQLGGGIRTLEDVDERIGLGIGRVIIGTAAYKNPELVKEAFKKYPGKIVIGIDANESGIAISGWVEKTSVSPIEFALKMKDIGINTIIFTDISKDGMLSGPNVEWTKEMVQKTRIDIIASGGISTLDDIKAVKEAGASGVIVGKALYNGNFTLKEAIKYAD; from the coding sequence ATGATAATTTATCCGGCTATAGATATAAAGGGCGGAAAATGCGTCCGCCTTGTAAAAGGCGATATGAATAGTGAAACGCAGTATGGAAAACCAGTTGAAATGGCTAAAAGATGGCAGGCTCAAGGGGCTAAGTTTATTCATGTAGTAGACTTAGATGCTGCAATCCAAGGTAGATTTTCAAACAGGGATACGGTTAAAGAAATACTGGATAACATAAACATTCCTATTCAGCTGGGTGGCGGAATACGCACCCTTGAGGATGTAGACGAGAGGATAGGGCTTGGCATAGGCCGGGTAATTATAGGAACTGCGGCATATAAAAATCCTGAACTTGTAAAAGAAGCATTCAAGAAGTACCCAGGCAAAATAGTTATAGGCATAGATGCTAATGAAAGCGGGATAGCAATTTCCGGCTGGGTAGAAAAGACGAGTGTATCGCCTATTGAGTTTGCACTTAAGATGAAGGACATAGGTATCAATACCATTATTTTTACCGACATATCAAAGGATGGGATGCTAAGCGGCCCGAATGTAGAATGGACAAAAGAAATGGTTCAAAAAACGCGTATCGATATAATAGCTTCCGGCGGTATTTCAACCCTTGATGACATAAAAGCAGTAAAGGAAGCAGGCGCATCCGGCGTCATAGTCGGCAAGGCGCTTTATAACGGGAATTTTACGCTGAAAGAGGCAATAAAATATGCTGACTAA
- the hisH gene encoding imidazole glycerol phosphate synthase subunit HisH: protein MIAIIDYGMGNLKSVKKALDFLGFEAKITSEKKDILDASHVILPGVGAFADAMSNLNKRGLITPIKKSIDSGKPFLGICLGMQLLFDYSLEYGRSEGLKVVSGGVEHFSLTDKKVPHMGWNSLKVHDNPIIPKEENLYVYFVHSYHAVNVPEENVIATTEYGYEFVSAVSKGNVFGLQFHPEKSAGKGLNMLRRFGGLK, encoded by the coding sequence ATGATAGCGATAATAGATTATGGAATGGGAAATCTTAAAAGCGTTAAAAAGGCGCTTGATTTTCTAGGCTTTGAGGCAAAGATAACGTCAGAAAAAAAGGATATTTTAGATGCTTCTCATGTTATACTTCCAGGAGTCGGAGCTTTTGCCGATGCGATGTCTAATTTAAATAAAAGGGGTTTGATTACACCTATTAAAAAAAGCATAGACAGTGGCAAACCCTTTCTTGGGATATGTTTAGGCATGCAGCTTTTATTTGACTACAGCCTGGAATATGGGCGCAGTGAGGGGTTAAAAGTTGTTTCCGGTGGTGTAGAACATTTCTCGCTGACAGATAAAAAAGTGCCTCATATGGGCTGGAATTCGCTCAAAGTCCATGATAATCCGATAATACCTAAAGAAGAAAACCTCTATGTTTATTTCGTACATTCATACCATGCGGTAAATGTCCCTGAAGAAAATGTAATTGCAACTACAGAATACGGGTATGAGTTTGTTTCTGCTGTAAGCAAAGGCAATGTCTTTGGTTTGCAGTTCCACCCGGAAAAAAGCGCAGGTAAAGGGCTTAATATGTTAAGACGTTTCGGAGGGCTTAAATGA
- the hisB gene encoding imidazoleglycerol-phosphate dehydratase HisB, protein MRSSELKRFTGETKINLNLNIDGTGKCEINTGIGFLDHMLELFTKHGCFDIKITCDGDLYVDSHHTVEDIGIVLGQAFKVAAGDLKGVNRYSTKFIPMDEALVCVSLDFSGRPYLVYDADIDNDDVQLYEEFFRAFSNQANLTLHIRLIDGKNAHHVIEAMFKAAARAMREALEMDSRIKGIPSTKGFINWEKE, encoded by the coding sequence ATGAGGTCGTCTGAATTAAAAAGATTTACCGGTGAAACTAAAATAAATCTTAATTTAAACATTGACGGGACAGGCAAATGCGAAATTAATACCGGAATAGGGTTTCTGGATCATATGCTTGAGCTTTTTACAAAGCATGGGTGTTTTGATATAAAGATTACCTGCGACGGAGACTTATATGTAGATTCACATCACACAGTTGAAGATATAGGCATAGTATTAGGACAGGCTTTTAAAGTTGCGGCAGGCGATCTTAAAGGCGTCAACAGGTATTCAACTAAATTTATCCCTATGGATGAGGCGCTGGTTTGTGTGTCGCTTGATTTTTCAGGCAGGCCGTATCTCGTATACGACGCCGACATAGACAACGACGATGTACAGCTATATGAGGAGTTTTTCAGGGCTTTTTCAAACCAGGCCAATTTAACGCTCCATATAAGGCTTATAGACGGGAAAAATGCGCACCACGTAATAGAAGCTATGTTTAAGGCGGCAGCACGGGCGATGAGAGAAGCGCTTGAAATGGACAGCCGCATCAAAGGCATTCCGTCAACTAAGGGTTTTATTAATTGGGAGAAAGAATGA
- the hisD gene encoding histidinol dehydrogenase, with product MQIYYYEQRTEVLKRLKSRAAINDANVLKIVRSIIDDVAQRGNKALFYYTKKFDGFDIDEGNMTVTQKEIDLAYDTVKPETIEVLKKSAQNIKTFHEKQLRKSWFIEKDGAKVGQIIRPIDKVGLYVPGGKASYPSSVLMNVIPAKVAGASNISIATPADKNGNISPAILVAADIAGADVIYKIGGAQAIAALAYGTQSIEKVDKITGPGNAYVAAAKREVFGQVGIDMIAGPSEILIIADSSAKPEWLSADLLSQAEHDEAAACILITTDEEIAEKTDREVTRQLGLIKRANIAKNSIKNFGAIIIVENLDEAVSIANDIAPEHIELIVKNPYDIVDKVKAAGAIFIGQYAPEPLGDYFAGTNHVLPTNSTARFSSALSVDDFILKSSLIDYSKEAYKKVYSDVGRFANLEGLTAHERSARVRFDKLEEEK from the coding sequence ATGCAGATTTATTATTATGAACAACGCACAGAAGTTTTAAAACGTTTAAAATCCCGCGCGGCTATAAATGATGCAAATGTCTTAAAAATTGTTAGAAGTATTATAGACGATGTTGCTCAAAGGGGGAATAAAGCGTTATTTTACTATACTAAAAAATTCGACGGGTTTGATATAGACGAAGGCAATATGACTGTTACCCAAAAAGAGATTGATTTAGCTTATGATACAGTAAAACCGGAAACTATAGAAGTTTTGAAGAAAAGCGCGCAAAACATCAAGACTTTTCATGAAAAACAGCTTAGAAAGAGCTGGTTTATCGAAAAAGACGGAGCAAAAGTAGGGCAGATAATAAGGCCAATTGATAAGGTGGGATTATATGTGCCGGGCGGGAAAGCTTCATATCCGTCAAGTGTTTTGATGAACGTCATACCCGCAAAAGTTGCAGGAGCCAGCAACATTTCGATAGCTACTCCGGCAGATAAAAACGGGAATATATCTCCTGCAATACTCGTTGCGGCAGATATAGCGGGGGCAGACGTCATTTATAAAATCGGCGGTGCACAGGCAATAGCTGCGCTTGCATATGGTACGCAAAGTATCGAAAAAGTGGATAAAATAACCGGCCCGGGGAATGCATACGTCGCCGCTGCTAAAAGAGAAGTCTTTGGGCAGGTGGGGATAGACATGATAGCAGGGCCTTCTGAGATCCTTATAATAGCCGATTCATCTGCCAAACCGGAATGGCTGTCAGCAGACCTTCTGTCTCAGGCAGAACATGATGAGGCGGCAGCATGCATTCTTATTACAACGGACGAAGAAATAGCTGAAAAGACAGACCGTGAGGTTACGCGGCAGTTAGGGCTTATTAAGAGGGCTAATATAGCCAAAAATTCTATAAAAAATTTCGGCGCGATAATTATCGTTGAAAATCTTGATGAAGCAGTAAGTATCGCAAATGATATTGCGCCTGAACATATTGAACTTATTGTTAAAAACCCTTATGATATAGTAGATAAGGTAAAGGCAGCAGGGGCTATATTTATAGGTCAATATGCACCTGAGCCGTTGGGGGATTACTTTGCAGGAACTAACCATGTACTGCCGACGAATTCGACAGCCAGGTTTTCATCGGCATTATCCGTTGATGACTTTATCTTAAAGTCAAGTTTAATCGATTATAGCAAGGAAGCTTATAAAAAGGTATACAGCGATGTAGGCCGTTTTGCCAACCTAGAAGGGCTGACAGCACATGAGCGCTCTGCGCGAGTGAGATTTGATAAATTGGAGGAAGAAAAATGA
- the hisG gene encoding ATP phosphoribosyltransferase: MQITIALAKGRLADKTFEILKKCGINPEGIKEDSRKLIYYDTNNGIRFLMVKPTDVPTYVDHGVADLGVVGKDTLLEIGLPLYEMIDLKFGACKMCIAGYENVKNNVTSSILRVATKYPETAKRYYEAKGKMIEVIKLNGSIELAPIIGLSDVIMDLVESGRTLKENGLVVLEEVCDISARLTVNRVSLKTKADVITPLLSKIRENIGG, from the coding sequence ATGCAAATAACAATAGCGCTTGCCAAAGGCAGGCTTGCAGATAAAACTTTTGAGATATTAAAGAAATGCGGGATAAACCCGGAAGGCATTAAAGAGGACAGCAGGAAATTAATTTATTATGATACAAACAACGGCATACGTTTTTTAATGGTCAAACCGACTGACGTGCCGACATATGTAGACCATGGAGTGGCAGACCTAGGCGTTGTAGGTAAAGATACTCTGCTTGAAATCGGACTGCCTCTTTATGAAATGATAGATTTAAAATTCGGTGCATGCAAAATGTGCATTGCAGGATATGAAAATGTCAAAAATAATGTGACTTCTTCGATACTCAGGGTAGCAACTAAGTATCCTGAAACGGCAAAGAGATACTACGAGGCAAAGGGCAAGATGATAGAAGTCATAAAACTAAACGGTAGTATAGAATTGGCACCGATAATAGGTTTAAGTGACGTTATAATGGACTTGGTCGAGAGCGGCAGGACACTTAAGGAGAATGGGCTGGTAGTGCTAGAGGAAGTGTGCGATATAAGTGCACGGCTTACGGTAAACAGAGTGAGCTTAAAGACAAAAGCAGATGTAATAACGCCGCTTCTAAGCAAGATACGTGAAAATATAGGGGGATAA
- the hisZ gene encoding ATP phosphoribosyltransferase regulatory subunit has product MERFKKYTSVGVQDFLPVECFYKKRIENAIRNEFILSGYDEIETPSFEYYDVFSSGIGSYTQEKMIKFINDKGRIMVLRPDLTVPIARMYAASFKGAKDPQRLCYIQNAFSSEEPGIGKANEYTQAGVELIGEPNFAGDVEVISLAIRTLKNIGLKDFKIDIGHVGFFKGIISGLNLDESDIDSIRSSIDQKNMLELENILEKLTIEKKTCEKLKKLPELFGDKRILNIAMQMAENEEQRSSVENLIQVYEVLSSLGLEEYISIDLGMLHDIGYYSGIVFRGLTSSIGFPIISGGRYDELLSEFGIENTATGFAIGIKRVLIALEQQSGFTDFYDTYCIIGFSDSSFKEADAIAEELKKQGKRIVLLANCSKEKLAEEKKGKKALKAIYIDSKGQVFDF; this is encoded by the coding sequence ATGGAAAGATTTAAAAAGTATACGTCGGTGGGCGTCCAGGATTTTTTGCCGGTCGAGTGTTTTTACAAAAAAAGAATAGAAAACGCGATAAGGAATGAATTTATCTTGTCCGGATACGACGAGATAGAGACGCCGTCTTTTGAATATTACGATGTATTTTCAAGCGGGATAGGTTCTTATACCCAGGAGAAGATGATAAAATTCATTAATGATAAAGGGAGAATAATGGTCCTTCGCCCGGATCTGACTGTACCTATAGCGCGCATGTATGCGGCTTCTTTTAAAGGCGCTAAAGATCCGCAGCGGTTATGCTATATACAAAATGCTTTTTCATCTGAAGAACCCGGAATAGGCAAGGCAAATGAATATACTCAGGCCGGGGTTGAACTTATAGGCGAACCTAATTTTGCAGGTGATGTAGAAGTCATATCTTTGGCTATACGGACTTTAAAAAATATAGGGCTTAAAGATTTCAAGATAGACATAGGGCATGTTGGTTTTTTCAAAGGCATAATATCCGGCCTTAACTTAGACGAAAGCGACATAGATTCTATCCGGTCAAGCATAGACCAGAAAAACATGCTTGAACTTGAAAATATATTAGAAAAACTGACGATAGAGAAAAAAACGTGCGAGAAGTTAAAAAAACTGCCCGAGCTGTTCGGAGATAAACGGATTTTAAATATAGCTATGCAGATGGCTGAAAACGAAGAACAGAGGTCTTCTGTCGAAAATTTGATACAGGTGTACGAGGTCCTTTCAAGTTTAGGCCTTGAAGAGTATATATCTATAGACTTAGGAATGCTCCATGACATTGGGTATTACTCCGGAATAGTTTTTCGCGGGCTCACTTCATCAATAGGATTTCCTATTATAAGCGGAGGAAGATACGATGAACTGTTAAGTGAATTCGGCATAGAAAATACTGCAACCGGGTTTGCCATAGGGATAAAAAGGGTATTAATAGCGCTTGAACAGCAATCTGGTTTTACAGATTTTTATGATACTTACTGTATCATAGGTTTTAGCGATAGTTCCTTTAAAGAAGCGGACGCCATAGCAGAAGAGCTTAAAAAGCAGGGCAAGAGAATAGTGCTTCTGGCAAACTGCAGCAAAGAAAAATTGGCCGAAGAAAAAAAGGGAAAGAAAGCATTAAAGGCCATTTATATTGATTCTAAAGGGCAGGTATTTGATTTTTAG
- a CDS encoding DEAD/DEAH box helicase, producing MEKKSFSDFNLSQEILKAVTSMGFKEATPIQIQTIDAIMNGEDIVAQAPTGTGKTCAFGIPLIEQIDSSSRNIQGMVLCPTRELVIQTSNELTKLCKFKRGVKIVSIYGGQQISKQIYELKKMPQIIVATPGRLMDHMRRRTIRLNSLSHVILDEADEMLNMGFREDINVILKSVNKNRQTVLFSATLSKDILAITHNYQRNYKLIKVMNKNIPIPKIDQFYIELNSNKKLDALTRLIDSNNYGLAIVFCNTKRMVDMLTKSLSLRGYSVDALHGDIKQLKRDKVMSKFKNGNINILVATDVAARGIDVNNVEAVFNYDLPVDEEYYIHRIGRTGRANNDGVSYTFIGSREIYKLNNIMKYTKSKIKSMKIPNKINKIAL from the coding sequence ATGGAGAAAAAATCATTTAGTGATTTTAATTTATCACAAGAAATTTTAAAAGCAGTAACATCGATGGGATTTAAGGAGGCAACTCCTATTCAGATACAGACCATAGATGCAATTATGAACGGAGAGGATATTGTGGCGCAGGCGCCTACAGGTACAGGAAAGACTTGTGCTTTTGGGATACCGCTGATTGAGCAAATTGATTCATCATCCCGCAATATTCAGGGTATGGTGCTTTGCCCGACAAGAGAATTAGTTATACAGACGAGCAACGAACTTACAAAACTGTGTAAATTCAAAAGGGGAGTAAAGATAGTCTCGATATACGGCGGACAACAAATAAGCAAGCAGATATACGAATTAAAGAAAATGCCGCAAATTATCGTAGCTACGCCGGGAAGGCTCATGGATCATATGCGTAGAAGAACAATTAGACTTAACAGTCTGAGTCATGTGATTCTTGATGAAGCAGATGAAATGCTAAATATGGGCTTTCGTGAGGATATCAATGTAATTTTAAAGAGTGTTAATAAGAACAGGCAAACTGTACTTTTTTCAGCGACATTATCTAAAGATATTTTAGCTATAACTCATAATTACCAGAGAAATTATAAACTTATTAAAGTAATGAACAAGAATATACCGATTCCGAAAATCGATCAGTTTTATATTGAACTTAACTCAAATAAAAAACTTGATGCATTAACAAGACTTATAGATTCTAACAATTATGGCCTGGCAATAGTATTTTGCAACACAAAGCGAATGGTAGATATGTTGACGAAGAGCTTGTCATTACGAGGCTATTCGGTGGACGCTTTGCACGGAGATATAAAGCAGTTAAAGAGAGACAAGGTAATGTCTAAGTTTAAAAACGGTAATATTAATATCTTAGTGGCAACAGATGTTGCAGCTAGAGGGATTGACGTTAATAATGTAGAGGCAGTCTTTAATTATGATCTACCGGTGGATGAAGAATATTATATTCATAGAATAGGAAGAACGGGAAGAGCAAATAATGACGGAGTGTCCTATACGTTTATCGGTAGCAGGGAAATATACAAATTAAATAATATTATGAAATATACTAAATCAAAAATAAAAAGTATGAAAATACCAAATAAAATTAATAAGATAGCACTTTAA